From Camelus dromedarius isolate mCamDro1 chromosome 12, mCamDro1.pat, whole genome shotgun sequence, the proteins below share one genomic window:
- the DRD4 gene encoding D(4) dopamine receptor: MGNRSYADAAGLLAGRGPGTGGGVENPGAAAALAGGVLLIGAVLAGNTLVCVSVAAERALQTPTNYFIVSLAAADLLLALLVLPLFVYSEVQGGVWLLSPGLCDALMAMDVMLCTASIFNLCAISVDRFVAVAVPLHYNRQSHGGRQLLLIGATWVLSAAVAAPVLCGLNDAQGRDPAVCRLENRDYVVYSSVCSFFLPCPLMLLLYWATFRGLRRWEVARRAKLHDRAPRRPSGPGPPTQDAPAPSDAVPPPDAIPVPDTIPPPDAIPPTDSIPPPESIQPPDSVPAPDSDSIRVPNDANQVPGVTTPPGTILPPVSIPTPGSTPAEPQPQAYRRRAKITGRERKAMRVLPVVVGAFLVCWTPFFVVHITRALCPTCAVSPRLVSAVTWLGYVNSALNPVIYTIFNAEFRNVFRKTLRLCC; encoded by the exons ATGGGGAACCGCAGCTACGCGGACGCGGCCGGGCTGCTCGCGGGGCGCGGGCCGGGCACGGGCGGCGGCGTGGAGAACCCGGGGGCCGCGGCAGCGCTGGCGGGGGGCGTGCTGCTCATCGGCGCGGTGCTGGCGGGGAACACGCTCGTGTGCGTGAGCGTGGCGGCCGAGCGCGCCCTGCAGACGCCCACCAACTACTTCATCGTGAGCCTGGCGGCCGCCGACCTCCTACTCGCCCTGCTCGTGCTGCCTCTCTTCGTCTACTCCGAG GTCCAGGGTGGCGTGTGGTTGCTGAGTCCCGGCCTCTGCGACGCGCTCATGGCCATGGACGTCATGCTGTGCACTGCCTCCATCTTCAACCTGTGCGCCATCAGCGTGGACAG GTTCGTGGCCGTGGCGGTGCCCCTGCACTACAACCGCCAGAGCCACGGGGGCCGCCAGCTGCTGCTCATCGGTGCCACGTGGGTGCTGTCGGCGGCTGTGGCGGCGCCCGTGCTGTGCGGCCTCAACGACGCGCAGGGCCGCGATCCCGCCGTGTGCCGCCTGGAGAACCGCGACTACGTGGTCTACTCATCCGTGTGCTCCTTCTTCCTGCCCTGCCCGCTCATGCTGCTGCTCTACTGGGCCACGTTCCGCGGCCTCCGGCGCTGGGAGGTGGCCCGCCGCGCCAAGCTGCACGACCGTGCTCCCCGCCGGCCCAGCGGCCCCGGCCCGCCGACCCAGGATGCCCCTGCACCCTCTGACGCCGTCCCACCCCCGGACGCCATTCCAGTCCCCGACACCATCCCCCCTCCCGATGCCATCCCACCCACCGACTCCATCCCACCCCCGGAGTCCATCCAGCCCCCCGACAGTGTCCCGGCCCCCGATTCTGATTCCATCCGGGTCCCCAATGACGCCAACCAGGTCCCTGGCGTTACCACACCCCCTGGCACCATCCTGCCCCCtgtctccatccccacccctggcTCCACCCCGGCCGAGCCCCAGCCGCAGGCCTACAGGAGACGAGCCAAGATCACGGGCCGGGAGCGCAAGGCTATGAGAGTCCTGCCCGTGGTGGTCG ggGCCTTCCTGGTGTGTTGGACGCCCTTCTTTGTCGTGCACATCACGCGGGCGCTATGTCCTACGTGCGCCGTGTCCCCGCGGCTGGTCAGCGCGGTCACCTGGCTGGGCTACGTCAACAGCGCCCTCAATCCCGTCATCTACACCATCTTCAACGCCGAGTTCCGCAACGTCTTTCGCAAGACTCTGCGCCTCTGCTGCTGA